The genomic region TTATGATGATGCTACAGAATACAGTCCCTCAGGTAACCTCATTAATGTTTATGAACGAACCCCTCGTTTTATACTTTTGGTTTGAGAAGGCAGAAATAGGGCAAGAGGCTAGTAAGACTGATTTTATCATATTTGAAAAGCCCAAAGGCATGGCTGTAAGGTCTCTGTAAGTATTTAATGTACATGGGCCAACAGTTGGATTGGGTGCTTGCTAGAGATGTACCCTGAGGGAGAATGCAGGCAGGACTCTGGTAAAAGCCCGGGTGAAATTGTGCGTGCTTACCAGTGGCTCTGTCAGCAGCCGGCTGGCACTCTGGTGTGCCTCCTCAGCCGTGCTGTTTTGATCTCTCCCGGCAAAGGCAACCTGTGGCCGTGTGTTGTTATAGCCACAAGGCTTCCACAGGGCGGTATCTGGtgagccctgctgcctgccagcgCCTCAGCCCAGGGTGGAGGCTCCTTTTCGCTATCTGTTCCCCAAAGAGGGCAACTGTTTCTTCTGGCTATCACAGCGGGGCGGCAGTTACCAACAGCCCACAGCAGCACGGGGTGGTTGCTGAGTCTCACCGCTCCATCCTTAAAAATAACAGCTCTTTTTTCCGAGCCAGCCAACAATTGTGGTCAGCCACGAATACCAGTTTAACCATTTGGCAGCCGCCCTATAGGAAGCAGCTCTTTGCAGAGAGCCAAAGCAGCCCTAGAGTCACGCTGGGCTGGTTTCAGTCAGCAGGGCGCACTTAGCAGATTTCCTTGTATGCAACCAGCCTCTTTAACAACACGCAAATCCTGGAAAGTTAATACCAAACAAACTGTAGAAGTGTGTAAGAACTAGTAATTCAAATGGATTCTTTATTTGATGAACGAGCGGGTAAAACCCTGTTCCTCCCCACACAAACACGCAGTTTGTTGCTCTGTAGTTCCTTCCCCACCCGTTGTGAGTTGGGACTGTCAGCAGAGTTTATTTTGGGCTCGGTTCCACTACGCGCAGCAGTAGCCGGCTTCGCAAACAGCGCACTGCAACCGGAGCCGCACTTAGGGCTTCAGGGCAGAAAGCGGCAATAACGGGGCTGCTGCCGGCCGGGGCTCCCGGGAGCACTGCCGGGGCTGCCCCTCGTCCCGTGCCGCTAgcagcggggccggcccggggctgTCACAGCCGGAGCCCCGCGGTGCCCGGTTTCCCGGGGATCCCCGCTCGGTTTCCGTGTTCCCCGGGGGTCCCACTCAGTTTCCCTGTTTCTCGGGGGTCCCGCGGGGGTCCCGCTCGGTTTCCCTGTTTCCCGGGGGTTTCCCAGGGGTCCCCGCTCAGTTTCCCGTTTTCTCGAGGGCTTCCCGGGGTTCCCCGCTCCGCCACACGAGGCGGGGGCTCCGCGGGGCGCGCGCCCCTCCCGCGCCCCGGCACGCGCTGGCCGCGCGGCGCGGTCCCCCCGGCGGGCGCTCTTTTTGAATGAATGACCTCACCCGCGCCGGCCAACCGCCGCGCGGCCGTGCTTAATATTCATGAGGCGCCGCGCCAATGAGCGGGCGAGGAGGTTGTTTTAAACGGCAGAGCCCCGCAGCCAATCAGGCCGCTCTCGTAGGCAGCCAACGCGAGGCTGAGCCGCGCCGAGCCCCGCGTCGTGCCCTGCGCTCCGCTCCTGTCCACACTACCGCGAACAATACAGGTACGTGCAGCCCCGCCGCAACTTTTCGGGGGGCGgctgccccctccccgcccTGCCCCCGCGCCTTCGTTCCTCTGTCCTGCCCGACCCagcatgcttttttttttttcctttttttttttttatttttcagtgttgcGTTCCGTTTCTTCTTTCCTCCgagtttttgattttttatttttttctaattagaGAGAAATCGGGGAATTCGCCCAAAACTTTGTTTTGCCGCTCTGGCGGGGATCGGCGGTGCCGGGGCAGATGCTGTGCGCAGCTGGCGGGGCGGTGGGCAGCGGGCGAGGCGCAGCGtttgtcctgccctgccccggcGGGAGCTCCCCCCGCCGCCGAGGGGCCACCTGCCCCCGGTGCAGCCCCGTAGCTCCGCGCTGGGCTCCCGTGCCGCCGAGAGTAATATGGCTGGTGCAGCAACTACACCGGGACTAACTCCTCTTCTCCCCCGCATGGGCAGGGATTTTTCTCTGCCGCCTCCTAATGTCGCACGGCAAAACGCGCGGCGCCCTCGGCTTTTATGTGCCCCTTTCCCAGGGTGGGCTCGGTGGGGCTGGTGGCGGTGGGAAAGTTGTCGGCCGTGCGCAGTGCCGTGCCCGCTGTTTATTCTGCATTAATATGGCTGTCGCTTTAGCATCTGACAGGGATAAACCCTGCGCGCTGCGCCCGGCGGTCCCGGCCAAGCAGTTTTTTtctcgccgccgccgcctccaaACTCCCCCGATCCCTTCGCTTCTGCCTCCGCCGCTCTTCCCCTGCCCGAGAAGGTGTCTCTGGTGGGGCTGCGCCCGCGACGGGGCCCCGCATCGCCTTTTccccgcgccgcgccgcccgTGCTGTGGGCATTAATATGGCTGGCGCTGGAGAGCCCCGGCGAAGGGAAGAAAGACGTGTGAGcggcacagggatggggaggggggtCGCGGCCGGGAAAATCTCTTTCCCCGTACCCCGCCGGGGGCTCAAACCTTTCGCTTTCGCCCCGGCTCCTCTCCCCCCACCTTCCCGTGTCCTCGGCCGGGCGCTGGGGGGCCGCCCCGGGGCTCCCCGCACTCTTTTTCTGGCAGCGCGGAGGAGCGTAGCGGCGGCGGTAATGGCTGCACGGGAGCCTTTGTTAGAGAGCGCTGCGCTAGGCaggggccggggggggggggctcccgcccgcgccccggccccgacgcccccgccgcccgccggggGGCCAGCGGGGAGCCCctcggcggcgggggcggcgtTTTGGCGGGGCCGGctgccgggggcggcgggcgcggggggccGAGCGCGGCGGAGGGGGAACGCGGCTTTGTtcggcggcgcggcggcggcggcgccgggagAAGCCATCTTAGCGAGCGGGGCCGGCCCTGGGCGCggagcgcggccgccgccgctcccgctgccGCTTGCCCCGGCCGCCCGGGGCCGGCCCGGCGCCCCGCGCCTCCGGCCGCCGCCCGGCCCCccggcgccccccgcccgccgccccaCCGCATTTCAGGGGCACTTTCTTTCATCAGGAGGCGTTTCACAAAATGGAAGATGAATTATTGGCGTCTGGCggagccgccgctgcccccgccggccccggccccgccgcaggTGCCCGCGCCGCGGAGCGCGGCCGCCGCGGTGACCTTGGGGGGGCGCAGATGCGGGaggggcgcggagcggggccgggctggaCCGGACCGGACCGGCCGCCGCGGGCCGCTCGCCCCCAACTTCGGAGCGGGGCCGGCtccgcgccccggccccggcacCACCGCGCGTTTTCCGCCCCCGCGGGGGCAGCGCTGTCCCGGCAGCGGCCGGAGCGGGCAGGGCGGCTCACGGCCACTTGGGCTGCACCTGGCGGGTTAATGGGCGCAATTAAATATTAACGCTGTgctaataaaaatgaaatttttaattgACTTAGAAGctgtaaatagaaaaaaactGTTGCGGGCTTATGATATTTTTTATTAAGAGGGGAAGATTTTACACggaagcaggaaaagaaatggagCCCAAAAGTTAGCACCGTCGTTTCGGTAACTTGCCGATTGCATCTTTGCGCTGACCACTATGCCTCAAACATGTGTCACTTGGTGGAGCAAGAGCAAGCACAACTCACCTCGCAGAGCTCCACGGGTCCTATTGTGGTTATAgtcagcctgtgtttgtgcccttTTTATACATAAAAGGTTATTGCATTTTTTCGGGGCAACTAATTTGTCCTGCCTGCTTACCtggacagcagctgctgagacaCGCACTCCAGCTTCTGAGGGGATCAGTCACTGCCTGGCACTGTGCACGCCACTCCAGCCCCAGTGTGGTAGCCAACTTAAACAGATACTTTATATTAGTTCATAATAAGGCTTAATAGGCAGAAGTATGTGTATTTAATAGTCTGTCTCCAGTCTTTGGACATgatgtaaatatatattaatgtaACACTTAAATCCACTGACTGGTTTTTCTTGGCTTGTCTACAACCCAAGTATCAAAGGAGAATAATTTAAGTCTGTATTGGGGATGGTAAGAGGTGTCAGGGGAAAGAAAGGGGTGTGTTTCTGATGGGACATCACGTCAGAAGATGATGAgggggtgtgtgtgtatataGATATATGCACACCATATGTGTATGCATATATCGGTGTGTGCATTCATGTAAATAtcatttatttgttattttttcctctgtcccTACAGAGTCAAGATGGCTAAAGGTGATCCGAAGAAGCCCAAGGGCAAGATGTCTGCCTATGCCTTCTTTGTGCAGACGTGCCGTGAGGAACATAAGAAAAAGAACCCAGAGGTTCCAGTCAACTTTGCAGAGTTTTCCAAGAAGTGCTCAGAGAGGTGGAAGGTACCTTAATTTGTGACTTCCTGAAGGGACCTCTTACAGTATCTGCTAGGATGATGTGTGTGTCTGAACATGAAGGGAGCTGGTGCTGTTCTGGTCTGTGTGCTGTTCTTGGCAAGCTGACCTGGCCATTGgtcaggtgctgctggagcctgtgGCAATACTGAGCATTTTAGCCTTGTGTATCTGCCCATTTTGAAGCTTCTGCTAGAGTTGGGCATTTTTCACGATTCCCAAGCAAtgcccttcagcagctgcttccttCCAGGTGTGTGTCCTAAGGAGGACTGACTGTGCTTGTCTTATTTCTGTTGCTTCCTTGTTGCTGAGTGTGTCTGTGGTGGCTGTGCTTTCCTGTACAGGACAGTccagttaaaaaaacaaattctgAAACTCCCCTATTGAGTTGATATGTGTTGGCTTGTTTACATAAAGTTTGCCAGCTATTGAACAGTTGGGTAATCACAAGTTTGCTGTctcatgttttggttttttagacTATGTCAAGCAAGGAAAAGGCTAAATTTGATGAAATGGCAAAGGCTGATAAGGTACGATATGATAGAGAAATGAAGGACTATGGACCAGCTAAGGGTggcaagaagaagaaggacccCAATGCCCCTAAACGACCACCGTAAGTAACTTTGAGACATGAAATGCATAAATGTTTTGGTTCATTTTCACACCCTGTATGTAACATGGGTTTCCAGGAAGGAGGTAGATGGGGGACACAGTGTTGGTATAGCAGGACTGGTAGTGATACTGTCTTGTAAACTTTCTAGGCAGCTTGTGGTTTTGAGCATGTACTGACACAAACTGTCAATACTTGGTGCTCTTAAACTCATAGTGATAGGAGTGTCTCATAGGAAGACACAAGTGGCTGAGTCACAGTGAGACTTGTGTATCTAAGATGAAATTGGGTGAGGGGATGCAAAACAATGAAGAGCATTGAATGAAGGAGGCTGCCAGTCTGAGCCTCAGTAAAATCAAAGCACGTTTAAGCTTGATTTTGTAAGTTAAAGGAAAgtttctgctctgtgtgctctgcatgtgtcagtgctgtgggggagggatggaggaagggATGCTGCTGCAAATGCTGACTGTCCTCTGCTGTTTCTTCCCAAGGTCTggcttcttcctcttctgttcAGAGTTTCGCCCCAAGATCAAGTCCACAAACCCTGGCATATCTATTGGGGATGTAGCGAAGAAACTGGGCGAAATGTGGAACAACCTCAGTGATGGTGAAAAGCAGCCTTACAATAATAAGGCAGCTAAACTGAAGGAGAAGTACGAGAAGGTAAGGAGAGTTGTCACTTGTGCCTCCTCTGTACCAGCTCTTCTCTTGCTGTGCTTTTGTAACATAGGC from Ammospiza caudacuta isolate bAmmCau1 chromosome 14, bAmmCau1.pri, whole genome shotgun sequence harbors:
- the HMGB3 gene encoding high mobility group protein B3, with the translated sequence MAKGDPKKPKGKMSAYAFFVQTCREEHKKKNPEVPVNFAEFSKKCSERWKTMSSKEKAKFDEMAKADKVRYDREMKDYGPAKGGKKKKDPNAPKRPPSGFFLFCSEFRPKIKSTNPGISIGDVAKKLGEMWNNLSDGEKQPYNNKAAKLKEKYEKDVADYKSKGKFDGAKGAATKAARKKVEEEDEEEEEDEEEEDEDDDDE